One region of Chloroflexota bacterium genomic DNA includes:
- a CDS encoding sugar ABC transporter permease encodes MRLIPKSKLARREALWFYAFISPWLIGFLIFTLYPIIASAYFSLTIYDIVRAPRWTGLGNYAELVHDKLFWQSLKVTFYYTFLAVPLTTVAALSLAQLLNQRVPFLGVFRTVYYLPSIVTGVAVALLWQWILNPEFGLVNYLLYAVFRIHGPGWFYDKAWAIPSYVLMSLWGLGAPLIIYLAALQNVPTELYEAAELDGAGPWKRFRHITIPMISPVILFNVIVGIIGSFQVFTQIYVITQGRGGPHYASLVYVLYLFQNAFRNFRMGYASAQAWILFWVIFGLTILALRVSRSHVYYESPGENI; translated from the coding sequence ATGCGATTGATTCCCAAAAGCAAACTGGCGCGTCGTGAGGCGCTTTGGTTTTACGCCTTCATCTCGCCCTGGCTCATCGGCTTCTTGATCTTCACCCTGTATCCCATCATCGCCTCCGCCTACTTCAGCCTGACCATCTATGACATCGTGCGTGCGCCGAGATGGACAGGTTTGGGGAATTATGCGGAGCTCGTCCACGACAAGCTCTTCTGGCAGTCGCTCAAAGTCACGTTCTACTACACGTTCCTGGCCGTGCCTCTGACCACGGTGGCCGCCCTCTCCCTGGCCCAGCTGCTCAACCAACGGGTGCCCTTCCTGGGCGTCTTCCGCACGGTCTACTACCTGCCCTCCATCGTCACGGGGGTGGCCGTCGCCCTGCTGTGGCAGTGGATCCTCAACCCCGAGTTCGGCCTGGTGAACTACCTGCTGTACGCCGTGTTCCGCATCCACGGCCCGGGGTGGTTCTACGACAAGGCCTGGGCGATCCCATCCTACGTGCTCATGAGCCTGTGGGGCCTGGGAGCGCCGCTGATCATCTATCTGGCCGCGCTGCAAAACGTCCCCACCGAATTGTACGAGGCAGCGGAGCTGGATGGTGCCGGGCCATGGAAGCGATTCCGCCACATCACCATCCCGATGATCTCACCCGTGATCCTGTTCAATGTGATCGTGGGGATCATCGGCTCCTTCCAGGTCTTCACGCAGATCTACGTCATCACCCAGGGGCGCGGGGGCCCACATTACGCCTCTCTGGTATACGTGCTGTACCTCTTCCAGAACGCGTTCCGGAACTTCCGCATGGGCTACGCCTCCGCACAGGCATGGATTCTGTTCTGGGTGATCTTCGGACTGACCATCCTGGCTCTCCGGGTCTCTCGCAGCCACGTCTACTACGAGAGCCCGGGAGAGAATATATAG
- a CDS encoding carbohydrate ABC transporter permease — MAERTLARPAHIVQAVPWWQRRSVRRKATTIVATIIALIGAVVVMIPFVWMISTSLKTKFTALQLPPQWIPRPPHWENYPDALTFLPFHLFFRNTFMYATLTAFGETLSCSLVAYGFARLRAPGKNVLFLIVLGTLMLPYQVTMIPQYVLFKILGWIDTWKPLIVPTFFGSAYLIFLLRQFYMSIHQDIVDAARIDGCSYFDIWWRIFAPLSRPALMTVAILSFMYHWNDYLGPLIYLSTTEKLPVSVGLANFTAAYGGTPWHWLMAASVTAVTPLIIIFFFMQRYFIQGIVITGVKG; from the coding sequence ATGGCAGAACGCACGCTTGCCCGCCCAGCTCATATCGTGCAGGCTGTCCCCTGGTGGCAGCGTCGCAGCGTACGCAGGAAGGCCACGACGATCGTGGCCACCATCATCGCGCTCATAGGGGCGGTCGTGGTGATGATCCCCTTCGTGTGGATGATCTCCACCTCCCTGAAGACCAAATTCACCGCCCTGCAGCTGCCTCCCCAGTGGATCCCGCGCCCGCCCCACTGGGAGAACTACCCGGACGCTCTGACGTTCCTGCCCTTCCATCTGTTCTTCCGCAACACGTTCATGTACGCCACGCTGACGGCCTTTGGGGAGACGTTGTCCTGCTCTCTGGTGGCCTATGGATTCGCCCGTCTGCGGGCGCCGGGCAAGAACGTGCTCTTCCTCATCGTGCTGGGCACGCTCATGCTCCCCTACCAGGTGACCATGATCCCGCAATACGTGCTCTTCAAAATCCTGGGCTGGATCGACACATGGAAGCCGCTGATCGTGCCCACCTTCTTCGGCAGCGCTTATCTGATCTTCCTGTTGCGCCAGTTCTACATGAGCATTCACCAGGACATCGTGGACGCGGCGCGCATCGACGGTTGTTCTTATTTCGATATCTGGTGGCGCATCTTCGCTCCTCTATCACGCCCGGCCCTGATGACCGTGGCCATCCTGTCCTTCATGTATCACTGGAACGATTACCTGGGGCCGCTGATCTACCTGAGCACCACGGAGAAGTTGCCCGTCTCCGTGGGGCTGGCGAACTTCACGGCAGCATACGGCGGCACGCCATGGCATTGGCTCATGGCTGCCTCCGTGAC